One Kitasatospora sp. MAP12-44 DNA segment encodes these proteins:
- a CDS encoding acyl-CoA dehydrogenase family protein: MRHRPYTAAATLDRRLGDPEDDGRLFSYRRSAALDEGEEFPLEICRELDFLGLPRAYVPVEHGGDLRGYDEAMQLMRVVSRRDLTVAIAHGKTFLGAVSVWVGGESEQARRLGAQIADGTIVSWGLTEREHGSDLLAGELQAQPEAGGGERCYLLNGEKWLINNATRGHQVCVLARTDPDGGPRGFSVLLVDRRTLDPASHRPLPAVRLHGIRGADISGIAFTDAAVPASALVGGEGEGLEIVLKSLQLTRTLCASLSLGAGDQALGMAVEYALERHNFGRPLVDLPQTRRLLTESYADQLLAEAVSLVSGRAIHALTAELPVSSAITKYLVPTLVERMLPRLAKVMGSRALLVGDTYRHGRFQKVQRDHRIVGIFDGSTVVNLHSLVNQFPALVRGHRRARVDQVGLRMATTLDEPLSTFDRERLELVSRSGSSVVQSLPAALAELRGLDEVPDSLKELATRISAACDRLMARAAEHRPTALDVPAEVFELAESYTGCYAAAAALQLWLRNHQAMRGSSTEQLWAGGLWLEAALTRALGLIERTPGPAGDGEVFDRLAAPLLAQHAGSRLPSLLPYPCEEESA, translated from the coding sequence ATGAGGCACCGCCCGTACACCGCCGCCGCCACGCTCGACCGCCGGCTCGGCGACCCCGAGGACGACGGACGGCTGTTCAGCTACCGCCGCAGCGCCGCCCTGGACGAGGGCGAGGAGTTCCCGCTGGAGATCTGCCGCGAGCTGGACTTCCTCGGCCTGCCGCGCGCCTATGTCCCCGTCGAGCACGGCGGCGACCTGCGCGGCTACGACGAGGCCATGCAGCTGATGCGGGTGGTCTCGCGGCGCGACCTGACGGTGGCGATCGCGCACGGCAAGACCTTCCTCGGCGCGGTCTCGGTCTGGGTCGGCGGCGAGAGCGAGCAGGCCCGCCGCCTGGGCGCGCAGATCGCCGACGGCACGATCGTCTCGTGGGGGCTGACCGAGCGCGAGCACGGCAGCGACCTGCTGGCCGGCGAGCTCCAGGCGCAGCCGGAGGCCGGCGGTGGGGAGCGCTGCTACCTCCTCAACGGCGAGAAGTGGCTGATCAACAACGCCACCCGGGGCCACCAGGTCTGCGTGCTGGCGCGCACCGACCCCGACGGCGGGCCGCGCGGCTTCAGCGTCCTGCTGGTGGACCGCCGCACCCTCGATCCGGCAAGTCACCGCCCGCTGCCCGCCGTTCGGCTGCACGGCATCCGCGGCGCGGACATCAGCGGGATCGCCTTCACCGACGCCGCCGTGCCCGCCTCGGCGCTGGTCGGCGGCGAGGGCGAGGGCCTGGAGATCGTGCTCAAGAGCCTCCAGCTCACCCGCACGCTCTGCGCCTCGCTCTCGCTGGGAGCTGGCGACCAGGCGCTCGGGATGGCCGTCGAGTACGCGCTGGAGCGCCACAACTTCGGCCGCCCGCTGGTGGATCTGCCGCAGACCAGGCGGCTGCTCACCGAGTCCTACGCGGACCAGCTGCTCGCCGAGGCGGTCTCGCTGGTCTCCGGCCGGGCCATCCACGCGCTCACCGCCGAGCTGCCGGTCAGCTCCGCGATCACCAAGTACCTGGTGCCGACCCTGGTCGAGCGGATGCTGCCGCGGCTGGCCAAGGTGATGGGCTCGCGCGCGCTGCTGGTCGGCGACACCTACCGGCACGGACGCTTCCAGAAGGTGCAGCGCGACCACCGGATCGTCGGGATCTTCGACGGCAGCACGGTGGTCAACCTGCACTCGCTGGTCAACCAGTTCCCCGCGCTGGTGCGCGGCCACCGCCGAGCCCGGGTGGACCAGGTGGGCCTGCGGATGGCGACCACCCTGGACGAGCCGCTGAGCACCTTCGACCGCGAGCGCCTCGAACTGGTCTCCCGCTCCGGATCCAGCGTGGTCCAGTCGCTGCCGGCCGCCCTGGCCGAACTCCGCGGTCTCGATGAAGTACCGGACTCCCTCAAGGAGTTGGCGACCCGGATCAGTGCCGCCTGCGACCGCCTGATGGCGCGGGCGGCCGAGCACCGGCCGACCGCCCTGGACGTCCCGGCCGAGGTCTTCGAGCTGGCCGAGAGCTACACCGGCTGCTACGCGGCTGCCGCCGCGCTGCAGCTGTGGCTGCGCAACCACCAGGCGATGCGCGGCAGTTCGACCGAGCAGCTGTGGGCCGGCGGACTCTGGCTGGAGGCGGCGCTGACCCGCGCGCTCGGCCTGATCGAGCGCACCCCCGGGCCCGCCGGCGACGGCGAGGTCTTCGACCGGCTGGCCGCGCCGCTGCTGGCCCAGCACGCCGGATCCCGACTGCCCTCGCTGCTGCCCTACCCGTGCGAGGAGGAGAGCGCATGA